DNA sequence from the Armatimonadota bacterium genome:
AGACCACCCTGTTTAACGTGGTGACCGGGACGGTGCGCGCGGACCACGGACGCCTGTGGTTTCAGGGGCGGCCCCTGCTGGGGCTCGGGCCCGATGAGATCTACCGGCGGGGGATCGCCCGGACCTTCCAGACCGTTCGGGTCTTCCGCGGGATGACGGTGTTCGAGAACGTGCTGGCGGGTGCGTGGTTCGGCCCGGAGTCGGGGCGGACACGGGCTGAAGCGGAACGTCACGCGTGGTGGGCCCTAGAGATGGTAGGATTGAAGGACCTGGCAGGAGCGGTTGCCGGGGATCTCCAGATCGTCTACCAGAAACGGGTGGAGCTGGCGAGGGCCCTCGCGGGAAAGCCCCGGGTGCTCCTGCTGGACGAGCTCATGGCAGGCCTCACCGCCCGGGAGGTGGAGGAGGCTGTGAGCCTCCTCCGCCGGTTGCAGGGGCAGGGCATGACCGTGGTCCTCATCGAGCACGTGCTCCGGGCGGTAATGCGGGCGTGTGACCGGGTCCTGGTCCTGCACCAGGGGCGGAAGATCGCGGAAGGACGACCGGAGGAGGTGGTGCGCCACCCCGAGGTCGTGGAGGTCTATCTTGGAAGCGGGGCGCGTGCGTGATGCTGGACGTGGAGCGCGTGTGCGCGGGGTACGGGAAGGTACAGGTGGTGTGGGAGGTGTCCGTTCGGGTGGACGAGGGAGAGGTGGTGGCCGTCCTCGGCCCCAACGGCGCGGGAAAGACAACCCTCCTGAATGCCATCACGGGACACCTCCGTCCCACGGCGGGCCGGATCGCATTCCGGGGGGAGCCCATTACGGGACGGGAACCGCACCGGATCGCGGAGATGGGAATCGCGTATGTGCCGCAGGGGGGTGGTCTGTTCCCGGACATGACGGTGCTGGAGAACCTGGAGCTGGGGGCGTTTTCCCCTGCCGCGTGGAAGGCCCGGCGGGATCGCCTGGAGTGGGTGTTCCAGCTGTTCCCCGTGCTGAAGGATCGCCGGCGGCAACTGGTGCGTAGCCTCAGCGGAGGAGAGCGACAGATGACGGCCATCGCCCGTGCCCTCATGGCGCGCCCGCGGCTGCTCATCCTGGATGAGGTCTCCTGGGGACTCGCGCCTCGGGTGGTGGCCGAGGTGTTTCAGCTGGTGCGGCAGCTGCGGGCAAGCGGCGTGACTGTGCTGTTGGTGGAGCAGAGCGTCCAGCAGGCCCTGGAGACCGCGGACCGGGCATACGTCATGGAGAACGGGCGGATCGTCCTGGAGGGAACCCGGGAGGAACTTCTGGATAGCGAGCTGATCCGAACCGCCTACCTCGGCCTATAGCTCGGAGCTCTCTCCTTCCCGTGCTACACTGTCCCCGGAGTATGTGGGGACGGAGCCTCTGGGTACTCGTGGTGAGCCTGTTGGTGCTCCCGCCCCTATGGGACCCCCATGGCCACGACCCCTACCACGCCCACGTGGTCCTTGGTGGGGATCCCGGAACCCGACACCAGGCCCTCCACCACCATCTCCACGGTCCGCACCTCCCGGCTTCCCACGCGCATGAACCTATGGTGGTGAGCCTCCGCGCCTTTGAACCTGCTCCTGGCGCGGTGCTCCATCTCCTGGGCGGTGTCGGGACCGCGGTGGCCTCTCCGAAGATTCCGGTCCCTGCATCTTCCCGATCCCACAGGAACCGGAATTTCCTGGCGGTCTACGAGACATTCCGGAGCCCGCCCGACCCACCTCCCAGGAGCAGCTGAATCGCCCGGAGCAGTCCGTTTTCGGGAGGGGATTGGATGGCGCGCGGTGTGGTGCCGTTGGTAGCGTGCCTGGCGGTGGCGGCGTGTCAGGGCCCGCCGCGGTTCCGGGCAGAGGTGGTGGATCCGCCCCGACCCGTGCCGGACCTCGTGGCCCGCGACCACCGGGGCAGGGTGTTCCGCACCGCGGAACAACGGGGGTACGTGGTGGTGTACTTCTTCGGGTACACCCACTGCCCGGACGTCTGCCCGGGCACGCTGGCTAAGTGGAAGCGGGCGCAGGAGAAGCTGGGGGAGGATGCCCGGAGGATCCGGTGGGTGTTCGTGACCGTGGATCCCGAGCGGGACACTGCCCGGAAGGTGGCGGAGTACCTGGGCCTGTTTAGCCCGGACTTCCTCGGGCTGGTGGGCACCGAGGAGTCCCTTCGACCCTTTTACCGGGCCTTCGGGGTTTTGTACGAGAAAGTGCCTCAACCTGGAAGCGCCGTGGGGTATCTGGTAGGGCACACCGCCTTCGTGCCCGTGGTGGACGTACTGGGGCGGTGGCGGCTGCGGTTCAACTTCGGAACCTCCGTGGACGACTACGTCCACGACCTCCGGTTGCTCCTGGGGGAAGCGGGACAGACCCGACGAGGAGGTGTTGAACGATGAGGACGGTGGCGGTTCTCGTAGCTCTCGGGCTGGCCGTGGGTCTGGCACAGGCCCAGCAGACGCCGGTGGAGATCAAGAACCCGTGGGCGCGCCCTGGAAATCGTGGAGGCAACAGCGCGGTCTATCTGGAGATCCGCAACCACCAGCCGCACCCGGACCGCCTGGTAGCCGCAGGCACCGATGTGGCGGAGGCGGTGGAGCTGCACGAGACCCGCACGGAAGGCGGCATGCACCGGATGCAGAGGGTAGGGTCCATCGAGGTCCCCGCCAACGGCCAGGTGGCATTGCGACCGGGAGGATTGCACGTGATGCTCATCCGGCTGAACACCGACTTGCGGGTGGGTGACCGGTTCCCGCTGATCCTGCGGTTCGAGCGGGCGGGCCGGATCATCGCGGAAGTGGTGGTGCGCGAGCAGTCGGCCGGGGGGGAACACCGGTGAACGTCAAGAGCCGTCCCCCCAGCTGGCCCCTGGCGCTGCTGGCCGCGGCGGGGTTTTTGCTGAGCGGGTACCTGTGGTTCGCCACCGGCGGAGTGGAGCTACCGCTCTGCCCCGCCGGTGGCGGCTGCCAGGTGGTGCAGAGCAGCCCCTACGCATACCTCTTCGGTGTGCCGCTTCCTGTCTACGGGCTGGTGTACTACGGGACCCTCCTGGTGCTCTCGGGATGGGGCACAGATCCCGCGCTTCGGTGGCAGCTCGCGCGCCTCGTCTCCGCCGCGGGGTCCGCGGCCTCTGTGGTGTTTCTAGGCGTGCAGCGCTTCGTGTTGCAGACTTTCTGCCCTCTGTGCGTGCTGTCCGCCCTCCTGTCCTTCGCCCTCTTCGGCCTGAGCTGGTGGTACGGCCAGCAGGGGCTGCGCTGGCCGCAACCGGCGGTGGCGGCGGTGGCGGTGCTGGCCTTCGTGCTGGGCGGCTACGCGGTCTCCGAGCGGCAGAGGGCGGCCGGTACATACGCGGAGGGACTCGCCAAGCACCTGGCCCGCACGGGAGCTGTGTTCTACGGAGCTTACTGGTGCCCGCACTGCGCGGAGCAGAAGCGCCTGTTCGGAACCGCGGCCCGTTACCTCCCCTACGTGGAGTGCGATCCCCGCTCGCCGGAGGGAAATCCCCGGGCGTGTGAGACCGCGGGGGTGCGTGCCTACCCTACCTGGGTCATCCAGGGCCGCCGGTACGAGGGGGTCCTCACCCTGGAGGAACTGGCGAGGCGATCGGGGTATCCGCCGCCGTGAGAAGGGTGGTTTTCTCCCTCCTCTGGCTGGCCTTCGGGATCGGGCTCGCGGCAGAGTCCGCCTGGGCTCAGGTGCGATGCCTGAGTTCCTTCCCCGCATCCGGAGCCTCCTACGAGGTCCCTCCGGATCGGGTGATCCTGTGGATGAGCGAGCCCGTGGATCCCCAGTTGAGCGCCTTTCTGGTAGCCTCCCGGGACGGCCGGAGGGTTGAAGGCCCGGTGCGGATCTCCGCGGACGGGCGTCGGGTGGAGGTGAGCCTACGGCCGCTTGCGCCCGGGGTGTACCTGGTGGTCTATCGGGCCGCCACGCTGGTGGGCGGCCACGTGAGCACGGGGTTTTTCCTGTTCGGCGTAAAGGAGCCCGTTCCCGCTCCCGAGCTTTCGTGGGGAGTGCGGATCGTCCGATGGGCGGGAGCCGGAAGCGCGGTGCTTGCCACGGCGTGGGGCACTCCGGTACTGGCAGTGGCGGCGGTGGCGGCCGCGGCCGCGGAGTGGGTTTGGGTCTCCACCGGCCTCCTCGGAACCTCCCTCGCCTCCCTGTGGCGGGCAGGGCTCCTATGGCCGCTTGTGGGTGGAACTGAGGCAGGCTGGGGGATGCTGCTCTCGGCCCCTGTGGCTGCGGCGTGGCTGCTGCCCCGTCGGGGTCTTGCTTCCCTCTTGCGGGCCGCGGCCGCAGTAGGAATCGGGTTCGTAGCAGCCCTGGTGGCCCTGGCCGGCGGTCCTCTGGAGTTTCTGGGCTCCGCGCACGCGGTGGTCCTCTTCCTCATGGTGGCGGTGTATGCGGTGGGGGGGCTTGTGGCCTTGGCGGTGGTGGGTGCGACGGGGGTTCGCCTCCCGGAGCCCGGCTGGTCCACCCCCGTGCTCGGAGCCCTGCTCCTCGCCGCCTCAGCCCTGCGTCTGGCCGACTCCC
Encoded proteins:
- a CDS encoding SCO family protein, with translation MARGVVPLVACLAVAACQGPPRFRAEVVDPPRPVPDLVARDHRGRVFRTAEQRGYVVVYFFGYTHCPDVCPGTLAKWKRAQEKLGEDARRIRWVFVTVDPERDTARKVAEYLGLFSPDFLGLVGTEESLRPFYRAFGVLYEKVPQPGSAVGYLVGHTAFVPVVDVLGRWRLRFNFGTSVDDYVHDLRLLLGEAGQTRRGGVER
- a CDS encoding copper resistance protein CopC gives rise to the protein MRRVVFSLLWLAFGIGLAAESAWAQVRCLSSFPASGASYEVPPDRVILWMSEPVDPQLSAFLVASRDGRRVEGPVRISADGRRVEVSLRPLAPGVYLVVYRAATLVGGHVSTGFFLFGVKEPVPAPELSWGVRIVRWAGAGSAVLATAWGTPVLAVAAVAAAAAEWVWVSTGLLGTSLASLWRAGLLWPLVGGTEAGWGMLLSAPVAAAWLLPRRGLASLLRAAAAVGIGFVAALVALAGGPLEFLGSAHAVVLFLMVAVYAVGGLVALAVVGATGVRLPEPGWSTPVLGALLLAASALRLADSPWEFLGAWAIGGALTVLLRIGRRPESKDRVRAR
- a CDS encoding vitamin K epoxide reductase family protein; translation: MNVKSRPPSWPLALLAAAGFLLSGYLWFATGGVELPLCPAGGGCQVVQSSPYAYLFGVPLPVYGLVYYGTLLVLSGWGTDPALRWQLARLVSAAGSAASVVFLGVQRFVLQTFCPLCVLSALLSFALFGLSWWYGQQGLRWPQPAVAAVAVLAFVLGGYAVSERQRAAGTYAEGLAKHLARTGAVFYGAYWCPHCAEQKRLFGTAARYLPYVECDPRSPEGNPRACETAGVRAYPTWVIQGRRYEGVLTLEELARRSGYPPP
- a CDS encoding ABC transporter ATP-binding protein; translation: MLDVERVCAGYGKVQVVWEVSVRVDEGEVVAVLGPNGAGKTTLLNAITGHLRPTAGRIAFRGEPITGREPHRIAEMGIAYVPQGGGLFPDMTVLENLELGAFSPAAWKARRDRLEWVFQLFPVLKDRRRQLVRSLSGGERQMTAIARALMARPRLLILDEVSWGLAPRVVAEVFQLVRQLRASGVTVLLVEQSVQQALETADRAYVMENGRIVLEGTREELLDSELIRTAYLGL
- a CDS encoding copper chaperone PCu(A)C, encoding MRTVAVLVALGLAVGLAQAQQTPVEIKNPWARPGNRGGNSAVYLEIRNHQPHPDRLVAAGTDVAEAVELHETRTEGGMHRMQRVGSIEVPANGQVALRPGGLHVMLIRLNTDLRVGDRFPLILRFERAGRIIAEVVVREQSAGGEHR
- a CDS encoding ABC transporter ATP-binding protein is translated as MEPTGSDRVPEVTMAFLEGQNLVKRFGGLVALAGVSFAVEEGEVVGIIGPNGAGKTTLFNVVTGTVRADHGRLWFQGRPLLGLGPDEIYRRGIARTFQTVRVFRGMTVFENVLAGAWFGPESGRTRAEAERHAWWALEMVGLKDLAGAVAGDLQIVYQKRVELARALAGKPRVLLLDELMAGLTAREVEEAVSLLRRLQGQGMTVVLIEHVLRAVMRACDRVLVLHQGRKIAEGRPEEVVRHPEVVEVYLGSGARA